A window of Mustela nigripes isolate SB6536 chromosome 9, MUSNIG.SB6536, whole genome shotgun sequence contains these coding sequences:
- the LOC132024824 gene encoding LOW QUALITY PROTEIN: complement component 1 Q subcomponent-binding protein, mitochondrial-like (The sequence of the model RefSeq protein was modified relative to this genomic sequence to represent the inferred CDS: inserted 2 bases in 1 codon), with product MMRRVLEGPPVSATALLLLSCPVPCSLGSAATEPPHAMPALLSQPTRLPSPLQPMHPRPYMQPFVRLQVARAHAAYGLLRSPGPCGCSTLHTQGHRAFVELLNDDIEEEMEIPKRNYLPKSSGSWELEVDGSEAKFLQKVAGEKITVAFHVDSSILPTLDGEEEPSKGRRLKNSLXLTSIPSFVVEVVRTCGKKPPVLDCPCPEDETRQEEEVQSDTVSIREVSFQSVESEWKDLNYTVNTDPLDWALYDYLMDFPADGWVGNTSADELVELRTDLEHREYIPLIYDHKHFVRSQ from the exons ATGATGAGGAGAGTATTAGAGGGCCCTCCTGTGTCAGCTACTGCACTACTGCTGCTCTCATGCCCAGTGCCTTGCTCGCTGGGCTCTGCGGCCACTGAGCCACCACACGCCATGCCTGCCCTCTTGTCTCAGCCCACGCGGCTGCCTTCGCCGCTGCAGCCCATGCACCCCAGGCCATACATGCAGCCCTTTGTGCGGCTCCAGGTGGCAAGGGCCCATGCTGCCTACGGTCTCCTGCGCTCTCCTGGGCCCTGCGGCTGCAGCACACTGCACACCCAGGGGCACAGAGCTTTTGTTGAATTGCTGAATGATGACAttgaggaggaaatggagatacCAAAGCGTAATTACCTCCCCAAGAGTTCTGGAAGTTGGGAGCTGGAAGTAGATGGGTCAGAAGCCAAGTTTTTGCAGAAAGTTGCCGGAGAGAAGATCACTGTGGCTTTCCACGTTGACAGTAGTATCCTGCCAACATtggatggggaggaggagcccTCCAAGGGCAGAAGGTTGAAGAACAGCCT ATTGACATCCATTCCCAGTTTTGTGGTAGAAGTTGTGAGGACTTGTGGCAAGAAGCCCCCGGTGCTGGACTGTCCCTGTCCAGAAGATGAGACTAGGCAAGAAGAGGAGGTCCAGAGTGACACTGTCTCCATCAGGGAAGTGAGCTTTCAGTCTGTTGAGTCTGAGTGGAAGGATCTGAATTACACAGTCAACACTGATCCCCTGGACTGGGCCTTATATGACTACCTGATGGATTTCCCGgcagatggatgggtgggtaaCACTTCTGCAGATGAGTTGGTAGAGCTCCGCACAGACCTGGAGCACCGGGAATACATTCCTTTAATCTACGATCACAAACATTTTGTCAGAAGCCAGTAG